Proteins found in one Micropterus dolomieu isolate WLL.071019.BEF.003 ecotype Adirondacks linkage group LG12, ASM2129224v1, whole genome shotgun sequence genomic segment:
- the tkta gene encoding transketolase isoform X2, translated as MSVLYFHTMKYRYDDPRNFNNDRFILSKKQQFVDLATGSLGQGLGVACGMAYTGKYFDKASYRVYCLLGDGEMSEGAVWEAMSFASYYQLDNLVAIMDINRLGQSDPAPLQHHVEKYQKRCEAFGWHAIIVDGHSVEELCKALSQPRHQPTAIIAKTVKGKGIPAAEDKLGWHAKPLPKDMAEMVMKDLQSRIMNSSKHLYPPAPVEDSPPVSLRNIRMPSAPSYKTGEKIATRKAYGMALAKLGRYNERVVALDGDTNNLTYSEIFKNEHPNRFVECYIAQQNMVSVAMGCAARERNVVFASTLASFFTRAYDQLRVAAISESNINVCGSHCGLSTGEEGPTLMGLEDVAMFRALPTATIFYPSDGVSTEKAVELAATTKGVCYIRTSRQDCAIIYNSNEDFHVGQAKVVYQSKDDQVTVVAAGVTLHEALAAAEHLKKERISVRVIDPFTIKPLDIKTIIDHTRATRGRILTVEDHYYEGGLGEAVSSGMVNESGFNLQRLAVSHIPRSGKPHELFKIYGIDRDTIAQAIRKMLSSSTNAK; from the exons ATGTCAGTGCTTTACTTCCACACCATGAAGTACCGCTATGATGACCCGCGGAACTTCAACAATGACCGCTTCATCCTGTCCAAG AAGCAGCAATTTGTGGATTTAGCCACTGGCTCCTTGGGGCAGGGTCTTggtgtggcctgtggaatggcTTACACTGGCAAATACTTTGACAAGGCCAG TTATCGTGTGTACTGCCTGCTGGGGGATGGTGAGATGTCGGAGGGTGCTGTCTGGGAGGCCATGTCGTTCGCCTCCTACTACCAGCTTGACAACCTGGTAGCCATCATGGACATCAACCGTCTGGGCCAAAGTGACCCTGCACCCCTGCAGCATCACGTAGAGAAATATCAGAAACGCTGTGAAGCTTTTGG ttgGCATGCCATCATTGTGGACGGACACAGCGTGGAAGAGCTTTGCAAGGCTCTGAGCCAGCCACGCCATCAGCCCACCGCCATCATTGCTAAAACCGTAAAGGGCAAAGGCATTCCAG CTGCAGAGGATAAGCTGGGATGGCATGCAAAACCTCTGCCCAAAGACATGGCCGAGATGGTTATGAAGGACCTGCAGAGCCGGATCATGAACAGCAGCAAGCACCTGTACCCTCCTGCTCCCGTAGAGGACTCCCCACCTGTCAGTCTGAGGAACATCAGGATGCCGAGTGCCCCCAGCTACAAGACTGGAGAAAAG ATTGCCACACGAAAGGCATATGGGATGGCATTGGCCAAGTTAGGCCGCTACAATGAACGTGTTGTGGCCCTTGATGGGGACACCAACAACCTCACCTACTCAGAGATCTTCAAGAATGAGCATCCCAACCGCTTTGTGGAGTGCTACATCGCTCAGCAGAACATG GTCAGTGTTGCCATGGGATGTGCTGCCCGTGAGAGGAATGTGGTGTTTGCTAGCACTCTTGCATCCTTTTTCACCCGCGCCTACGACCAGCTCCGCGTGGCAGCCATCTCAGAAAGCAACATCAACGTGTGTGGCTCCCACTGCGGCCTGTCCACCG GAGAGGAAGGCCCCACTCTAATGGGTCTAGAGGATGTGGCTATGTTTAGAGCCCTTCCCACAGCAACCATTTTCTATCCCAGTGACGGTGTGTCTACAGAGAAGGCGGTGGAGCTGGCTGCAACCACAAAG GGTGTTTGCTACATCCGAACCAGCCGCCAAGACTGTGCCATCATCTATAACAGCAACGAGGACTTCCATGTTGGACAGGCTAAA GTGGTGTACCAGAGCAAAGATGACCAGGTGACTGTGGTGGCAGCTGGAGTAACTTTGCACGAGGCCCTGGCTGCAGCTGAACATTTGAAGAAAG AGAGGATCTCTGTCAGGGTCATTGACCCCTTCACAATCAAACCACTGGATATCAAAACCATCATCGACCACACACGCGCCACCAGGGGACGAATCCTCACTGTGGAAGACCACTACTATGAAG GTGGCCTTGGGGAGGCAGTGTCCTCAGGAATGGTCAACGAGTCTGGCTTCAATCTGCAGCGTCTGGCTGTGTCCCACATTCCCCGCAGTGGCAAACCACATGAGCTGTTCAAGATCTACGGCATCGACCGTGACACCATTGCCCAGGCCATCCGCAAGATGCTCAGCAGCTCTACCAATGCCAAGTAA
- the tkta gene encoding transketolase isoform X1, translated as MEDYHKPDQQTVQALRNIANRLRINSIKATTAAGSGHPTSCCSVAEIMSVLYFHTMKYRYDDPRNFNNDRFILSKGHAAPALYSMWVEAGFLKESELLSLCHVDSTLEGHSTPKQQFVDLATGSLGQGLGVACGMAYTGKYFDKASYRVYCLLGDGEMSEGAVWEAMSFASYYQLDNLVAIMDINRLGQSDPAPLQHHVEKYQKRCEAFGWHAIIVDGHSVEELCKALSQPRHQPTAIIAKTVKGKGIPAAEDKLGWHAKPLPKDMAEMVMKDLQSRIMNSSKHLYPPAPVEDSPPVSLRNIRMPSAPSYKTGEKIATRKAYGMALAKLGRYNERVVALDGDTNNLTYSEIFKNEHPNRFVECYIAQQNMVSVAMGCAARERNVVFASTLASFFTRAYDQLRVAAISESNINVCGSHCGLSTGEEGPTLMGLEDVAMFRALPTATIFYPSDGVSTEKAVELAATTKGVCYIRTSRQDCAIIYNSNEDFHVGQAKVVYQSKDDQVTVVAAGVTLHEALAAAEHLKKERISVRVIDPFTIKPLDIKTIIDHTRATRGRILTVEDHYYEGGLGEAVSSGMVNESGFNLQRLAVSHIPRSGKPHELFKIYGIDRDTIAQAIRKMLSSSTNAK; from the exons ATGGAGGATTACCACAAACCAGACCAGCAGACAGTGCAGGCGCTGAGGAACATTGCCAACCGCCTCCGAATCAACTCCATCAAGGCAACAACTGCAGCGGGCAGCGG ACACCCTACATCATGCTGCAGTGTGGCAGAAATCATGTCAGTGCTTTACTTCCACACCATGAAGTACCGCTATGATGACCCGCGGAACTTCAACAATGACCGCTTCATCCTGTCCAAG GGTCACGCTGCTCCAGCACTGTACTCCATGTGGGTTGAAGCGGGCTTCCTGAAGGAGAGtgagctgctcagtttgtgccATGTCGACTCTACCTTGGAGGGCCACTCAACCCCT AAGCAGCAATTTGTGGATTTAGCCACTGGCTCCTTGGGGCAGGGTCTTggtgtggcctgtggaatggcTTACACTGGCAAATACTTTGACAAGGCCAG TTATCGTGTGTACTGCCTGCTGGGGGATGGTGAGATGTCGGAGGGTGCTGTCTGGGAGGCCATGTCGTTCGCCTCCTACTACCAGCTTGACAACCTGGTAGCCATCATGGACATCAACCGTCTGGGCCAAAGTGACCCTGCACCCCTGCAGCATCACGTAGAGAAATATCAGAAACGCTGTGAAGCTTTTGG ttgGCATGCCATCATTGTGGACGGACACAGCGTGGAAGAGCTTTGCAAGGCTCTGAGCCAGCCACGCCATCAGCCCACCGCCATCATTGCTAAAACCGTAAAGGGCAAAGGCATTCCAG CTGCAGAGGATAAGCTGGGATGGCATGCAAAACCTCTGCCCAAAGACATGGCCGAGATGGTTATGAAGGACCTGCAGAGCCGGATCATGAACAGCAGCAAGCACCTGTACCCTCCTGCTCCCGTAGAGGACTCCCCACCTGTCAGTCTGAGGAACATCAGGATGCCGAGTGCCCCCAGCTACAAGACTGGAGAAAAG ATTGCCACACGAAAGGCATATGGGATGGCATTGGCCAAGTTAGGCCGCTACAATGAACGTGTTGTGGCCCTTGATGGGGACACCAACAACCTCACCTACTCAGAGATCTTCAAGAATGAGCATCCCAACCGCTTTGTGGAGTGCTACATCGCTCAGCAGAACATG GTCAGTGTTGCCATGGGATGTGCTGCCCGTGAGAGGAATGTGGTGTTTGCTAGCACTCTTGCATCCTTTTTCACCCGCGCCTACGACCAGCTCCGCGTGGCAGCCATCTCAGAAAGCAACATCAACGTGTGTGGCTCCCACTGCGGCCTGTCCACCG GAGAGGAAGGCCCCACTCTAATGGGTCTAGAGGATGTGGCTATGTTTAGAGCCCTTCCCACAGCAACCATTTTCTATCCCAGTGACGGTGTGTCTACAGAGAAGGCGGTGGAGCTGGCTGCAACCACAAAG GGTGTTTGCTACATCCGAACCAGCCGCCAAGACTGTGCCATCATCTATAACAGCAACGAGGACTTCCATGTTGGACAGGCTAAA GTGGTGTACCAGAGCAAAGATGACCAGGTGACTGTGGTGGCAGCTGGAGTAACTTTGCACGAGGCCCTGGCTGCAGCTGAACATTTGAAGAAAG AGAGGATCTCTGTCAGGGTCATTGACCCCTTCACAATCAAACCACTGGATATCAAAACCATCATCGACCACACACGCGCCACCAGGGGACGAATCCTCACTGTGGAAGACCACTACTATGAAG GTGGCCTTGGGGAGGCAGTGTCCTCAGGAATGGTCAACGAGTCTGGCTTCAATCTGCAGCGTCTGGCTGTGTCCCACATTCCCCGCAGTGGCAAACCACATGAGCTGTTCAAGATCTACGGCATCGACCGTGACACCATTGCCCAGGCCATCCGCAAGATGCTCAGCAGCTCTACCAATGCCAAGTAA